The following proteins are co-located in the Paenibacillus sp. FSL H8-0079 genome:
- a CDS encoding Na-translocating system protein MpsC family protein, with the protein MELLDSNESKKKMCQYYNEISKELFGFGTTLLRVTIDQNIVTFYAKHRRSPRSDALEGEAPGLKLEVDFRMSVLYKKKFREKLEQHMGLPIEAILRDYDASTQWAITNVILEQA; encoded by the coding sequence ATGGAACTACTGGACAGCAATGAGAGCAAGAAGAAGATGTGCCAGTATTATAACGAAATTTCGAAGGAACTGTTCGGATTTGGCACCACTCTCCTGAGAGTGACCATTGACCAGAATATTGTGACCTTCTACGCGAAGCACCGACGTTCACCGCGCTCTGACGCCCTGGAAGGGGAGGCCCCCGGCTTAAAGCTGGAAGTGGACTTCCGCATGTCTGTCTTATATAAGAAGAAATTCCGGGAGAAGCTCGAGCAACACATGGGTTTGCCAATTGAAGCTATATTGCGGGATTATGATGCGTCCACTCAGTGGGCGATCACGAATGTGATTCTGGAACAGGCCTAA
- a CDS encoding ABC transporter permease, which translates to MKKSVIYWLLLPGFVFLAAFMIIPIVLTIGSTFFQENSFTFEGYMHFFRDPYFLKILLTTLQVSVVTTIVCVVLGFPTAYYISQKAPRRKGILLALAIFPLLTSPVVRSFSWMIILGRKGLINNTLVGLGIVDKPLDILYTPAAMMIGLTHLFLPLMIISLVGVLENIDGDLLKAAQSLGASRITAFRRVVFPLAVPGLVIGAVLVFVGSLTAYTTPALLGGKQRVIATFLYQNAMTLNDWYLASVVAAIMIVITFVVVGVMNKMAKTLNPKG; encoded by the coding sequence ATGAAGAAATCAGTAATCTACTGGCTATTGCTGCCGGGATTCGTATTTTTGGCGGCATTTATGATCATTCCGATTGTCCTGACGATCGGGTCGACGTTTTTCCAAGAAAACTCCTTCACGTTTGAAGGATACATGCATTTTTTCAGAGATCCATACTTTTTGAAAATATTGCTTACGACGCTGCAAGTCAGCGTGGTCACCACCATCGTCTGTGTGGTGCTCGGATTCCCGACAGCTTATTATATCTCGCAGAAAGCGCCACGCCGCAAAGGCATTTTGCTGGCACTGGCGATCTTCCCACTGCTGACGAGCCCGGTCGTGCGCTCGTTTAGCTGGATGATCATTCTTGGACGCAAAGGGCTGATCAATAATACCCTGGTTGGCCTGGGTATCGTGGACAAGCCGCTGGACATTCTGTACACGCCGGCAGCGATGATGATCGGTCTGACGCACCTGTTCCTGCCACTGATGATTATCTCTCTGGTCGGTGTGCTTGAGAACATTGACGGTGACCTGCTCAAAGCAGCACAAAGTCTGGGTGCATCGCGCATTACGGCATTCCGCCGGGTCGTGTTTCCACTGGCTGTGCCAGGGCTTGTGATCGGAGCCGTACTTGTCTTTGTCGGAAGCCTGACGGCGTATACCACACCTGCCCTCCTTGGAGGCAAGCAGCGTGTAATTGCTACGTTCCTGTATCAAAACGCCATGACCCTCAACGACTGGTATCTGGCCTCGGTTGTTGCCGCGATTATGATTGTAATTACATTTGTCGTGGTCGGTGTCATGAACAAAATGGCCAAAACTTTAAATCCGAAGGGGTAG
- a CDS encoding ABC transporter permease codes for MREKHIGLGLFSLLVFIFLLGPLLIISVTSFEPGTVLKFPPEGFSFRWYENIFNTGGFLRTFQTSIIISLLGNLLALLLGVPAAYALSRYDFKGKSVLNALFLSPVLIPGIVLGFTLMKYLIVIYHLPMYLGLLIGHTIIMLPFIIRVIASSLSSFDFAVEEAALSLGAGRVRTFFTIVLPNIRSGIIAAVLIAFLESFNNVDISVFMTGPGVSTLPIQMLTYVENYFDPTIAAISVLLMVLTGLLMFVIERIMGGFSYFTKR; via the coding sequence ATGCGGGAGAAACATATCGGGCTGGGCCTGTTCAGTCTGCTGGTCTTTATCTTTCTGCTGGGCCCGCTTCTGATCATATCGGTCACTTCGTTTGAACCGGGAACGGTACTCAAATTTCCGCCGGAAGGGTTCTCCTTCCGCTGGTATGAGAATATTTTCAACACAGGCGGATTCCTCCGCACATTCCAGACGTCCATCATCATTTCCTTACTGGGGAACTTGTTGGCACTGTTGCTCGGAGTACCGGCTGCGTATGCACTTAGTCGTTACGATTTCAAAGGCAAGTCCGTGCTGAATGCACTGTTCCTGTCCCCGGTGTTGATCCCGGGAATCGTGCTTGGTTTTACATTGATGAAATACCTGATCGTAATCTACCATCTGCCGATGTATCTCGGATTGTTGATTGGTCATACGATTATCATGCTTCCATTTATCATTCGGGTTATCGCGTCGAGTCTGTCGAGCTTTGACTTTGCAGTGGAAGAAGCTGCGCTGAGTCTTGGTGCGGGACGGGTAAGAACGTTCTTCACGATCGTGCTGCCTAATATCCGCTCAGGAATTATCGCTGCCGTGCTGATTGCCTTCCTGGAGTCCTTCAACAACGTGGACATCTCGGTGTTCATGACCGGACCAGGGGTAAGCACATTACCAATCCAGATGCTGACGTATGTGGAGAATTATTTTGACCCAACGATTGCAGCGATTTCCGTGCTATTGATGGTACTGACCGGACTCTTAATGTTCGTGATCGAACGGATCATGGGCGGATTTTCATACTTTACTAAACGTTAA
- a CDS encoding ABC transporter substrate-binding protein gives MKKWISGLAAVAMTSVLLAGCGSSTEDATGGSGSGGTAATKLVISTWGFSEDFFNESVFGPFEKEHNVDIVLEVGNNAERLNKIRQGTSNVDVIYLSDYYAQQGIDEGLFEKIDRSKIPNVNDIYDIAKAPLGEDYGPAYTVGQLGIAYNPDLVSKEVTSWSDLWDPAFEGNLTIPNITATAGPMVVDAASRVAGNDTFNEDAAFAELKKLSGNVVKFYSQTSEFVNMFSQEEIAGGPIMEMYFKDLKAAVPNAKFVTPSEGAYAVMNTINVVKGSKNKELAEEFINWQLSQDVQAKSAKAKVDSPVNTKVELTAEEAEGVTYGADVVEKLNKLDMEFVNQQVKGWTDRWNREIAQ, from the coding sequence ATGAAAAAGTGGATTAGCGGTTTGGCAGCAGTGGCAATGACATCAGTATTACTTGCAGGTTGTGGCAGCAGCACAGAGGATGCAACAGGTGGATCAGGCAGTGGGGGAACAGCAGCTACCAAATTGGTTATCTCCACTTGGGGCTTCTCGGAAGATTTCTTCAATGAATCGGTATTTGGTCCTTTTGAAAAAGAACATAATGTAGACATCGTACTCGAAGTCGGCAATAACGCTGAACGTCTGAATAAAATCCGTCAGGGTACATCGAATGTCGATGTCATCTACCTGTCTGACTACTATGCACAACAAGGTATTGATGAAGGTCTGTTTGAGAAAATCGATCGCTCCAAAATTCCAAATGTAAATGACATTTATGATATTGCCAAAGCACCACTTGGTGAAGATTATGGCCCGGCCTACACAGTTGGACAGCTCGGTATCGCTTATAACCCGGACCTCGTTTCCAAAGAAGTGACTTCATGGAGTGACCTGTGGGACCCGGCGTTCGAAGGTAACCTGACTATCCCGAATATTACGGCAACGGCTGGCCCGATGGTTGTGGATGCAGCTTCCCGTGTAGCTGGAAACGATACGTTTAATGAAGATGCGGCATTTGCTGAATTGAAAAAACTGAGCGGCAATGTGGTGAAATTCTATAGCCAAACGTCCGAGTTCGTGAACATGTTCTCCCAAGAAGAGATTGCTGGCGGACCGATCATGGAAATGTATTTCAAAGATCTGAAAGCAGCCGTGCCTAATGCGAAGTTTGTTACACCTAGCGAAGGTGCATATGCCGTGATGAACACAATCAATGTCGTGAAGGGCAGCAAAAACAAAGAGCTCGCTGAAGAGTTCATCAACTGGCAGCTGAGCCAGGATGTACAAGCGAAATCTGCCAAAGCTAAAGTCGATTCTCCGGTTAATACCAAGGTTGAACTGACTGCTGAAGAAGCAGAAGGCGTAACATATGGTGCTGACGTGGTTGAGAAGCTGAACAAGCTGGATATGGAATTCGTGAATCAACAGGTTAAAGGCTGGACAGATCGCTGGAACCGTGAGATTGCACAATAA
- a CDS encoding DUF3105 domain-containing protein → MDMSHMNHMQMEHEAGTSYLWLIVGAIVLLFSIASYIWASRTQGKILGHMKKKERADIQKKSRSLRLVAHALMAVSIVTFGLFFLQGAGAKYDVADLTSNATIDVTDDKYYGADHTEDPIQYEMTIPTSGPHNPHDIKFGFYTDFPGYNYLVHNLEHGDIIIYYRENASEDLKEHLKYLAKFREAGAGILAVPNKDIPEGSEVVVTAWTKTMKLDQFDDAKVGTFINKYINQGPEKIPASIRQGGGTM, encoded by the coding sequence ATGGACATGTCTCATATGAATCATATGCAAATGGAGCACGAAGCAGGTACATCCTACCTGTGGCTCATCGTAGGTGCAATCGTGTTGCTGTTTTCCATCGCCTCTTATATCTGGGCATCACGCACACAAGGCAAAATCCTGGGTCACATGAAAAAGAAAGAACGGGCGGACATCCAGAAAAAAAGTCGATCCCTTCGGCTGGTTGCACATGCATTGATGGCTGTGTCAATTGTTACATTTGGTCTATTCTTCCTACAAGGTGCAGGGGCAAAATATGATGTAGCCGATCTGACGTCCAACGCGACAATCGATGTGACTGACGATAAATACTATGGGGCAGACCATACAGAGGACCCGATCCAGTATGAGATGACAATCCCAACATCAGGGCCGCATAACCCGCATGATATCAAATTTGGATTTTACACCGACTTCCCGGGTTATAATTACCTTGTTCACAATCTGGAGCATGGGGATATCATCATCTATTATCGTGAGAATGCAAGCGAGGATTTGAAAGAACATCTGAAATACCTTGCTAAATTCCGCGAAGCCGGGGCAGGTATACTGGCTGTACCAAACAAGGATATTCCCGAAGGCAGTGAAGTTGTCGTGACTGCATGGACCAAAACGATGAAGCTCGACCAATTCGACGATGCTAAAGTGGGTACTTTTATCAATAAATATATTAATCAGGGACCTGAAAAGATTCCTGCCTCCATTCGCCAGGGTGGCGGAACGATGTAA
- a CDS encoding nucleoside hydrolase, with protein MSEAQNHIILDVDTGIDDALAILLAVKSRKLDILGITTVCGNVSLQQATENTCKILELAGAPTIPVIAGAAGPLTRKSHYEHRVHGQDGLGGALPDPAVSKKAEEGFAPDFIVEQAKLYPGELTLIMTAPLTNLALALMKCPELPSLLKEVIFMGGVVRGHGNITPTAEYNTYADPEAARIVLHAGIEKLTQVGLDVTRQTLLNEATIERLTDPALRAYVAQSTEIYINRYEQMNGVRACALHDPLAVGVALAPELVGRKSYYVDVETASRLCDGQMVCDFQNRLGEQPNTLVCETVDAEAFLELFINALNA; from the coding sequence ATGAGTGAAGCGCAAAATCACATCATTCTGGACGTGGACACGGGGATTGACGATGCACTGGCGATTTTGCTGGCGGTCAAAAGCCGGAAGTTGGACATCCTCGGCATCACCACGGTCTGTGGGAACGTATCACTTCAGCAGGCAACAGAGAATACGTGCAAAATTCTTGAACTCGCGGGTGCACCAACGATTCCGGTCATTGCCGGAGCAGCTGGACCACTCACTCGCAAGTCGCATTATGAACATCGGGTACATGGACAAGATGGATTGGGCGGTGCGCTGCCTGATCCGGCCGTGTCTAAGAAAGCCGAGGAAGGTTTTGCGCCAGACTTTATCGTGGAACAAGCCAAGTTGTATCCAGGCGAACTGACATTAATTATGACCGCACCCTTAACGAACTTGGCCCTCGCGCTGATGAAGTGTCCTGAATTGCCTTCTTTATTGAAGGAAGTCATCTTCATGGGTGGCGTAGTTCGCGGACATGGCAACATTACACCGACAGCCGAGTATAACACATACGCTGATCCAGAGGCCGCACGCATCGTACTGCATGCAGGCATCGAGAAGCTTACCCAAGTCGGATTGGATGTGACGCGTCAAACATTGCTGAATGAAGCAACGATTGAGCGTCTCACTGATCCTGCACTGCGCGCATACGTTGCTCAAAGCACGGAGATTTACATCAACCGTTACGAACAAATGAACGGCGTCCGCGCTTGCGCTTTACATGATCCACTAGCCGTGGGCGTAGCCCTTGCCCCGGAACTGGTAGGACGCAAATCGTATTACGTCGATGTCGAAACCGCCAGCCGCCTGTGCGATGGCCAGATGGTATGCGACTTCCAAAACCGTTTGGGCGAGCAGCCCAACACCCTCGTCTGCGAAACCGTAGATGCGGAAGCATTCCTTGAACTGTTTATCAACGCATTAAACGCGTAG